In Methylobacterium aquaticum, the following are encoded in one genomic region:
- the tilS gene encoding tRNA lysidine(34) synthetase TilS translates to MSRPDGPAPDEPLSHTEGAALLEPWIGPSSTCRGAVLAVSGGPDSTALMGCAADLARTIPMIVATIDHGLRPASAEEAAGVAGLAARLGLTHRILAWTGPKPAARLQEAARAARYRLLAGLARETDADLVLTGHTLDDQAETVLMRLCAGSGPAGLAGMAPSRVLDGLTPDGPTLGRPFLGVPKARLVATCGARGWPFVRDPSNADPRFGRARLRRLMPRLAEEGLTPERLARLAGRLRRDEAALAQAAASALGDLRRPQPGGEGPLTLDGPGLAALPDALALRVVGLAVASLRGEADQGGPRAYPPRLEQLERIVLGELLPALRGGKPCRRTVAGLLLAAGGGRLALSPAPPRRPPATDPA, encoded by the coding sequence GTGAGCCGCCCGGACGGGCCCGCTCCCGACGAACCCCTCAGTCATACAGAGGGCGCAGCGCTCCTCGAGCCCTGGATCGGACCGAGCTCGACCTGTCGTGGTGCCGTGCTGGCGGTGTCCGGCGGGCCGGATTCGACGGCGCTGATGGGCTGCGCCGCCGATCTCGCGCGGACGATTCCCATGATCGTCGCCACGATCGATCACGGCCTGCGCCCCGCCTCGGCCGAGGAGGCGGCGGGGGTCGCGGGCCTCGCCGCCCGGCTCGGGCTCACCCATCGCATCCTCGCCTGGACCGGCCCCAAACCCGCCGCGCGGCTCCAGGAAGCGGCGAGGGCGGCGCGCTACCGCTTGCTGGCCGGCCTCGCGCGGGAGACGGATGCCGACCTCGTCCTCACCGGCCATACCCTCGACGACCAGGCCGAGACCGTGCTGATGCGCCTCTGCGCCGGGTCCGGTCCCGCCGGCCTCGCCGGGATGGCGCCGTCCCGCGTCCTCGACGGCCTGACCCCCGATGGGCCGACCCTCGGCCGGCCCTTCCTCGGCGTGCCGAAGGCCCGCCTCGTCGCCACCTGCGGCGCCCGCGGCTGGCCGTTCGTGCGCGATCCCTCCAATGCCGATCCGCGCTTCGGCCGGGCGCGCCTGCGGCGCCTCATGCCGCGTCTCGCCGAGGAGGGGCTGACGCCCGAGCGCCTCGCCCGCCTCGCCGGGCGCCTGCGCCGCGACGAGGCCGCCCTGGCGCAGGCCGCCGCGTCGGCCCTCGGCGACCTGCGCCGGCCCCAGCCGGGCGGGGAGGGGCCCCTGACCCTCGACGGGCCCGGCCTCGCGGCGCTGCCGGACGCTTTGGCCCTGAGGGTCGTCGGCCTCGCCGTCGCCTCCCTGCGGGGCGAGGCGGACCAGGGTGGTCCTCGCGCCTATCCGCCGCGGCTGGAGCAACTGGAGCGGATCGTCCTCGGGGAGCTGCTGCCGGCCCTGCGCGGGGGAAAACCATGCCGGCGCACCGTCGCGGGGCTTCTCCTGGCGGCCGGCGGCGGCCGGCTGGCCTTGAGCCCCGCCCCGCCCCGGCGTCCCCCGGCCACGGATCCGGCCTGA
- a CDS encoding low affinity iron permease family protein yields the protein MVTTRVRTFSDFAASVARAAGRPGTFAASLLLIAVWAVTGPLFHYSDTWQLIINTGTTIVTFLMVFLIQNTQNRDGAAIQAKLDELIRASAAQNAYIGIEHLTEEELDSLRARCEARARDFRITDAADAAEESANAKAAAAARAATGA from the coding sequence ATGGTCACGACGCGCGTTCGCACCTTCTCGGATTTCGCCGCCTCGGTCGCCCGGGCGGCGGGCCGTCCCGGCACCTTCGCGGCGAGCCTGCTCCTGATCGCGGTCTGGGCGGTGACCGGCCCGCTGTTCCACTACTCGGATACTTGGCAGCTGATCATCAACACCGGCACGACCATCGTGACGTTCCTGATGGTGTTCCTGATCCAGAACACCCAGAATCGCGACGGTGCGGCGATCCAGGCCAAGCTCGACGAGCTGATCCGGGCGAGCGCGGCGCAGAACGCCTATATCGGCATCGAGCACCTGACCGAGGAGGAGCTCGATTCCTTGCGCGCCCGCTGCGAGGCGCGGGCGAGGGACTTCCGGATCACCGACGCGGCCGATGCCGCCGAGGAGAGTGCCAACGCCAAGGCGGCCGCCGCCGCCCGGGCCGCGACGGGAGCGTGA
- the ftsH gene encoding ATP-dependent zinc metalloprotease FtsH has translation MNPNFRNFALWVVIFLLVLALVTLFQNPGHRSGGGEIAYSQLLNDADQGRIQSVVISGQEVSGTYTSGGTFTTYAPNDPSLVSKLQGKGVTITARPPSDNTPWFIALLVNWLPILVFIGAWIFLSRQMQSGAGRAMGFGKSKAKLLTEAHGRVTFEDVAGVDEAKEDLQEIVEFLRDPQKFQRLGGRIPRGVLLVGPPGTGKTLIARAVAGEANVPFFTISGSDFVEMFVGVGASRVRDMFEQAKKNAPCIIFIDEIDAVGRHRGAGLGGGNDEREQTLNQLLVEMDGFEANEGIIIIAATNRPDVLDPALLRPGRFDRQIIVPNPDVIGRERILRVHVRKVPLSPDVDLKVIARGTPGFSGADLMNLVNEAALLAARRGKRIVTMHEFEDAKDKVMMGAERRTLVMTEDEKRLTAYHEGGHAIVAFNVPATDPVHKATIIPRGRALGMVMQLPERDKLSMSFEQMTSRLAIMMGGRVAEEMIFGHDKVTSGAQSDIEQATRLARMMVTRWGFSPELGTVAYGENNDEVFLGMQVNRQQNVSEATAQKIDAEVRRLVEAGLQDARRILEERRADLEALARGLLEYETLSGDEIRGLLDGKPPVRDAGDYPTNPSRGSPVPSAGRGRPRENDGGYEPQPQA, from the coding sequence ATGAACCCCAATTTCCGCAATTTCGCCCTGTGGGTCGTCATCTTCCTGCTGGTGCTGGCCCTCGTGACCCTGTTCCAGAATCCGGGTCACCGCTCGGGCGGCGGGGAGATCGCCTACAGCCAGCTCCTGAACGACGCCGACCAGGGTCGCATCCAGAGCGTGGTCATCTCCGGCCAGGAGGTGAGCGGCACCTATACGAGCGGCGGCACCTTCACGACCTACGCGCCGAACGACCCCTCGCTGGTGTCGAAGCTCCAGGGCAAGGGCGTGACCATCACCGCCCGTCCGCCGTCGGACAACACGCCGTGGTTCATCGCGCTGCTCGTCAACTGGCTGCCGATCCTGGTGTTCATCGGGGCCTGGATCTTCCTGTCGCGCCAGATGCAGTCCGGCGCCGGCCGGGCCATGGGCTTCGGCAAGTCCAAGGCGAAGCTGCTGACCGAGGCCCATGGCCGCGTCACCTTCGAGGACGTGGCGGGCGTCGACGAGGCCAAGGAGGACCTGCAGGAGATCGTCGAGTTCCTGCGCGACCCGCAGAAGTTCCAGCGCCTCGGCGGCCGCATCCCCCGCGGCGTGCTGCTGGTCGGCCCCCCCGGCACCGGCAAGACCCTGATCGCCCGGGCGGTCGCGGGTGAGGCCAACGTGCCGTTCTTCACCATCTCGGGCTCGGACTTCGTCGAGATGTTCGTCGGCGTCGGCGCCAGCCGTGTCCGCGACATGTTCGAGCAGGCGAAGAAGAACGCCCCCTGCATCATCTTCATCGACGAGATCGACGCCGTCGGCCGCCACCGCGGCGCAGGCCTCGGCGGCGGCAACGACGAGCGTGAGCAGACCCTCAACCAGCTCCTCGTCGAGATGGACGGCTTCGAGGCCAACGAGGGCATCATCATCATCGCGGCGACCAACCGCCCCGACGTGCTCGATCCGGCCCTGCTGCGTCCCGGCCGCTTCGACCGCCAGATCATCGTGCCGAACCCCGACGTGATCGGCCGCGAGCGCATCCTGCGCGTCCACGTGCGCAAGGTCCCACTCTCGCCCGACGTCGACCTGAAGGTGATCGCCCGCGGCACCCCCGGCTTCTCGGGCGCCGACCTGATGAACCTCGTCAACGAGGCGGCCCTGCTGGCGGCCCGCCGCGGCAAGCGCATCGTCACGATGCACGAGTTCGAGGACGCCAAGGACAAGGTCATGATGGGCGCCGAGCGGCGCACCCTGGTCATGACCGAGGACGAGAAGCGGCTCACCGCCTACCACGAGGGCGGCCACGCCATCGTCGCCTTCAACGTCCCGGCGACCGATCCCGTCCACAAGGCGACGATCATCCCGCGTGGCCGGGCGCTGGGCATGGTCATGCAGCTGCCGGAGCGCGACAAGCTGTCGATGTCCTTCGAGCAGATGACCTCGCGCCTCGCCATCATGATGGGCGGCCGCGTCGCCGAGGAGATGATCTTCGGCCACGACAAGGTCACCTCCGGCGCCCAGTCGGACATCGAGCAGGCGACGCGGCTCGCCCGCATGATGGTGACCCGCTGGGGCTTCTCGCCTGAGCTCGGCACCGTCGCCTACGGTGAGAACAACGACGAGGTCTTCCTCGGCATGCAGGTCAACCGGCAGCAGAACGTGTCGGAGGCCACCGCCCAGAAGATCGACGCCGAGGTCCGACGCCTGGTCGAGGCCGGCCTCCAGGATGCCCGCCGCATCCTCGAGGAGCGCCGCGCCGATCTCGAGGCCCTGGCCCGCGGCCTGCTCGAATACGAGACCCTGTCGGGCGACGAGATCCGCGGTCTCCTCGACGGCAAGCCCCCGGTGCGCGATGCCGGCGACTACCCGACGAACCCGTCGCGCGGCTCGCCGGTCCCCTCCGCCGGCCGCGGCCGGCCGCGGGAGAACGACGGCGGCTACGAGCCGCAGCCGCAGGCGTGA
- the pal gene encoding peptidoglycan-associated lipoprotein Pal encodes MPLPLAPLRALKITAALGLALSMAACSSNNDLADASAAYGAGGAGGAGGYGGRGGPATPGSAQDFVVNIGDRVFFDSDSTDLNPTAIATLDKQAQWLQRYPRYTFLIEGHADERGTREYNFSLGARRSQAVRDYLASRGIGSNRMRTVSYGKERPVAVCNDISCWSQNRRAVTVLDGGAGS; translated from the coding sequence ATGCCGCTGCCGCTCGCGCCCCTGCGCGCGCTCAAGATCACCGCCGCCCTGGGGCTTGCCCTGTCGATGGCGGCCTGCTCGAGCAACAACGACCTGGCCGACGCCTCGGCGGCCTACGGGGCCGGCGGTGCCGGGGGAGCCGGCGGCTATGGCGGCCGCGGCGGGCCCGCGACGCCGGGCAGCGCCCAGGACTTCGTGGTCAATATCGGCGACCGGGTGTTCTTCGATTCCGATTCGACCGACCTGAACCCGACCGCCATCGCCACCCTCGACAAGCAGGCCCAGTGGCTCCAGCGCTACCCGCGCTACACCTTCCTGATCGAGGGCCATGCCGACGAGCGCGGCACCCGCGAGTACAACTTCTCCCTCGGCGCCCGCCGGTCGCAGGCCGTGCGCGACTACCTCGCCTCCCGGGGCATCGGGTCGAACCGCATGCGCACCGTCTCCTACGGCAAGGAGCGCCCGGTCGCGGTCTGCAACGACATCTCGTGCTGGTCGCAGAACCGCCGCGCGGTCACCGTGCTGGACGGCGGCGCGGGCTCGTGA
- the ybgF gene encoding tol-pal system protein YbgF — translation MLRRLLLAPLAVSGLALAAACPAAAQDASEFVVRLNRLENQSRQMAGQIESLQYENRQLKEQLRKFQEDVEFRFQESKGGQKPAASTPPTKPHKRSDAFDPSQNPDAPGAPQTLGATTLGATTPAQAPRSTAPATPGTTAALAPPRAAIEEPAPEYGEPVDLRPPSRPAAAAPSPAPRPSASVAATGSGDAKADYEAAYAYVLQRQYEQAEMSLRQFIQSHPRDTLVPDATYWLGESYLQRNRTREAAEQFLKVSTDYARSRKAPDAMLKLGASLNALGAREQACATLAELERKFPQASSTVKQGVDREQRRARCAA, via the coding sequence ATGCTTCGCCGCCTGCTCCTCGCCCCCCTCGCCGTTTCAGGACTGGCCCTCGCCGCCGCATGCCCGGCCGCGGCCCAGGACGCCTCCGAGTTCGTGGTGCGCCTCAACCGGCTGGAGAACCAGTCGCGCCAGATGGCGGGCCAGATCGAATCGCTCCAGTACGAGAACCGCCAGCTCAAGGAGCAGCTGCGCAAGTTCCAGGAGGATGTCGAGTTTCGGTTCCAGGAATCGAAGGGCGGGCAGAAGCCCGCGGCCTCGACCCCGCCGACCAAGCCCCACAAGCGCAGCGACGCCTTCGACCCGTCGCAGAACCCCGATGCGCCGGGTGCGCCCCAGACCCTCGGCGCGACGACCCTCGGCGCGACGACCCCTGCCCAGGCACCCCGCTCGACCGCTCCCGCGACCCCGGGCACCACCGCCGCCCTGGCGCCGCCCCGTGCGGCGATCGAGGAGCCGGCACCCGAATACGGCGAGCCGGTGGACCTGCGCCCGCCGTCCCGCCCGGCCGCCGCCGCGCCGAGCCCGGCGCCGCGTCCCTCCGCCAGCGTCGCGGCCACCGGCAGCGGCGATGCGAAGGCGGATTACGAGGCGGCCTATGCCTACGTGCTCCAGCGCCAGTACGAGCAGGCCGAGATGAGCCTGCGCCAGTTCATCCAGTCGCATCCCCGCGATACCCTGGTGCCGGATGCGACCTACTGGCTCGGCGAGAGCTACCTGCAGCGCAACCGCACCCGCGAGGCGGCCGAGCAGTTCCTGAAGGTTTCGACCGACTACGCCCGCTCGCGCAAGGCGCCGGACGCGATGCTGAAGCTCGGCGCCTCGCTCAACGCCCTCGGCGCCCGCGAGCAGGCCTGCGCCACCCTGGCCGAACTGGAGCGCAAGTTCCCGCAGGCCTCCTCGACGGTGAAGCAGGGGGTCGACCGGGAGCAGCGGCGCGCGCGCTGCGCCGCGTGA
- the mgtE gene encoding magnesium transporter, which yields MIDTVIDAPVEPAALAARLAEESAPDIVESLNREAPEVAAAILLSLPHDRAVEVLDQPELDCAPDIIEMLPRDRVASFLSGMSADRVTDVIREIEEPGRSDLRARLDAETRGAVDKLIAYPEESVGSIMTTEFVAVPTTWTVGLTLDYIRKVERTRETVYSIFVLDPRTGALAKAVPLRRLITGNPEDTILSVAPNRRPVVVSADASRNEAARLISKYDLLAIPVVDASNHVVGIVTVDDVIDAMIQKQTEDVQRFGGMEALDEPYMSINFLTMIRKRAGWLCVLFLSEMLTASAMQGFEGELEKALVLTLFIPLIMSSGGNSGSQATSLLIRALALHQVRLSDWWRVALREIPAGLTLGAILGTIGVVRIVIWQKLGFYDYGEHWFLVAATVGTALVGIVLFGSLTGSMLPFILQRVGFDPATASAPFVATLVDVSGLVIYFTVALVILKGTLL from the coding sequence ATGATCGACACCGTGATCGACGCCCCCGTCGAGCCCGCCGCCCTCGCCGCACGCCTCGCCGAGGAGAGCGCCCCCGACATCGTCGAGTCCCTGAACCGGGAGGCGCCGGAGGTGGCCGCCGCCATCCTGCTCAGCCTGCCGCACGACCGCGCCGTCGAGGTGCTGGACCAGCCCGAGCTCGACTGCGCCCCCGACATCATCGAGATGCTGCCGCGCGACCGCGTCGCCTCGTTCCTGTCGGGCATGTCGGCCGACCGGGTCACCGACGTGATCCGGGAGATCGAGGAGCCGGGCCGCTCGGACCTGCGCGCCCGCCTCGACGCCGAGACCCGCGGCGCGGTGGACAAGCTCATCGCCTATCCGGAGGAGAGCGTCGGCTCGATCATGACGACCGAGTTCGTCGCCGTGCCGACGACCTGGACCGTGGGGCTGACCCTCGACTACATCCGCAAGGTCGAGCGCACCCGCGAGACCGTCTACTCGATCTTCGTGCTCGATCCGCGCACCGGGGCGCTCGCCAAGGCGGTGCCGCTTCGCCGCCTCATCACCGGCAACCCGGAGGACACCATCCTGTCGGTGGCGCCGAACCGCCGCCCGGTGGTGGTCTCGGCCGATGCCAGCCGCAACGAGGCGGCCCGCCTGATCTCGAAATACGACCTCCTGGCGATCCCGGTGGTCGACGCGTCGAACCACGTCGTCGGCATCGTCACCGTCGACGACGTCATCGACGCGATGATCCAGAAGCAGACCGAGGACGTGCAGCGCTTCGGCGGCATGGAGGCGCTCGACGAGCCCTACATGTCGATCAACTTCCTGACCATGATCCGCAAGCGCGCCGGCTGGCTCTGCGTGCTGTTCCTCTCCGAGATGCTGACCGCCAGCGCGATGCAGGGCTTCGAGGGCGAGCTGGAGAAGGCGCTGGTCCTGACCCTGTTCATCCCGCTCATCATGAGCTCGGGCGGCAATTCGGGCTCGCAGGCGACCTCGCTGCTGATCCGGGCGCTGGCGCTCCACCAGGTGCGCCTCTCCGACTGGTGGCGGGTGGCGCTCCGCGAGATCCCGGCCGGCCTGACGCTGGGCGCGATCCTCGGCACGATCGGCGTGGTGCGGATCGTGATCTGGCAGAAGCTCGGCTTCTACGATTACGGCGAGCACTGGTTCCTGGTCGCCGCCACGGTCGGCACGGCGCTCGTCGGTATCGTGCTGTTCGGCTCGCTCACCGGCTCGATGCTGCCCTTCATCCTCCAGCGCGTCGGCTTCGACCCCGCCACCGCCTCGGCCCCGTTCGTCGCGACCCTGGTCGACGTGTCGGGGCTGGTGATCTACTTCACGGTGGCACTGGTGATCCTGAAGGGGACGTTGTTGTAG
- a CDS encoding response regulator — MPATPPSPRMPQPALKPCVLIVEDSYMLLELLVTLCEQHGVATLSASSGEAALTLLREHGARIDWLLTDIRLPGLVDGWSVAEAYRQMQPHRPVIYSSTTANLNRPAVPGSIFVTKPFVIADILRLARMMASEIEVSRQLCA; from the coding sequence ATGCCCGCGACACCGCCCTCGCCCCGCATGCCCCAGCCGGCCCTCAAGCCCTGCGTCCTGATCGTCGAGGACAGCTACATGCTGCTCGAGCTGCTGGTGACCCTGTGCGAGCAGCACGGCGTCGCGACCTTGAGCGCGTCGAGCGGCGAGGCGGCGCTGACCCTGTTGCGGGAGCACGGCGCCCGGATCGACTGGCTCCTCACCGACATCCGGCTTCCGGGCCTCGTCGACGGCTGGAGCGTGGCCGAGGCGTACCGGCAGATGCAGCCGCACCGGCCGGTGATCTATTCCTCGACCACCGCGAACCTGAACCGCCCGGCGGTGCCCGGCAGCATCTTCGTCACCAAGCCCTTCGTGATCGCCGACATCCTGCGCCTCGCCCGGATGATGGCGAGCGAGATCGAGGTCTCGCGCCAGCTCTGCGCATGA